In one window of Kitasatospora sp. MMS16-BH015 DNA:
- a CDS encoding 3-hydroxyacyl-CoA dehydrogenase NAD-binding domain-containing protein, protein MLKRAAELFPGEVVTTAHVRHLDLPLQAGKLAMITLDNGFDHTKPTTFGPGSLAKLSEALDQVEAEAAEGKIVAVAITGKPFIFAVGADLKGVEVLKEHSDALAIGKGGHDVFKRIAALPVPTFAFYNGAAMGGGVEVGLHATYRTVSSGVPAFSLPEVFLGLVPGWGGCTILPNLIGPAKAVKVIIENSMSQNKQLKGKEVFELGIADAIFEPADFLEQSILWAAKVLKGEVTVEREEHDRGKAWDDAVTWGRWVADAKVHGAAPAAYKALDIIQQVKDGDLQAGFDAEDAALAELIMSGELRSGIYAFNLVQRRAKRPFGAPDKSLARPVSKVGVVGAGLMASQLALLFARRMEIPVVLTDIDQERIDKGVGYVHGEIDKLLAKGRIGNDKANKLKGLVSGHLDKAVAFGDADFVIEAVFEEMGVKQSVLAELEAVVSPTTILATNTSSLSVSEMASKLEHPERVVGFHFFNPVAILPLLEIVRAEKTDDGSLATAFAVAKKLKKTAVLTKDAPAFVVNRILTRFMGEIQNIIDEGTSFETVEKAVEPLGLPMSPIALLELVGPAIALHVSETLHGAFPERFTVSENLARVVEARKRGFYIWEDGKQVLDPEVLAILTFGDKALSEEQVRARALDAVAQEIGLMLDEGVVGEAQDIDLCMITGAGWPFHLGGITPYLDREGVSERVNGKRFLPPGVASIPA, encoded by the coding sequence ATGCTCAAGCGCGCCGCGGAGCTCTTCCCCGGCGAGGTCGTCACCACGGCCCACGTGCGCCACCTGGACCTGCCGCTGCAGGCCGGCAAGCTGGCGATGATCACGCTGGACAACGGCTTCGACCACACCAAGCCGACCACCTTCGGCCCGGGCTCGCTCGCGAAGCTCTCCGAGGCGCTCGACCAGGTCGAGGCCGAGGCGGCCGAGGGCAAGATCGTCGCCGTCGCCATCACCGGCAAGCCGTTCATCTTCGCGGTCGGCGCCGACCTCAAGGGTGTCGAGGTGCTCAAGGAGCACTCCGACGCGCTGGCCATCGGCAAGGGCGGCCACGACGTCTTCAAGCGGATCGCGGCCCTGCCCGTCCCGACCTTCGCCTTCTACAACGGCGCGGCGATGGGCGGCGGCGTCGAGGTCGGCCTGCACGCCACCTACCGCACCGTCAGCTCGGGCGTCCCGGCGTTCTCGCTGCCCGAGGTCTTTCTGGGCCTCGTCCCCGGCTGGGGCGGCTGCACCATCCTGCCGAACCTGATCGGTCCGGCGAAGGCCGTCAAGGTCATCATCGAGAACTCGATGAGCCAGAACAAGCAGCTCAAGGGCAAGGAGGTGTTCGAGCTCGGCATCGCGGACGCGATCTTCGAGCCGGCCGACTTCCTGGAGCAGTCGATCCTGTGGGCCGCCAAGGTCCTCAAGGGCGAGGTCACGGTCGAGCGCGAGGAGCACGACCGCGGCAAGGCCTGGGACGACGCCGTCACCTGGGGCCGCTGGGTCGCCGACGCCAAGGTGCACGGGGCTGCCCCGGCCGCTTACAAGGCGCTCGACATCATCCAGCAGGTCAAGGATGGCGACCTGCAGGCCGGCTTCGACGCCGAGGACGCCGCGCTGGCCGAGCTCATCATGAGCGGCGAGCTGCGCAGCGGCATCTACGCCTTCAACCTGGTGCAGCGCCGGGCCAAGCGCCCGTTCGGCGCGCCGGACAAGTCGCTGGCCCGCCCGGTCTCCAAGGTCGGCGTGGTCGGCGCGGGCCTGATGGCCTCGCAGCTGGCGCTGCTCTTCGCCCGCCGCATGGAGATCCCGGTCGTCCTCACCGACATCGACCAGGAGCGCATCGACAAGGGCGTGGGCTACGTCCACGGCGAGATCGACAAGCTGCTCGCCAAGGGCCGGATCGGCAACGACAAGGCCAACAAGCTCAAGGGCCTGGTCTCCGGGCACCTGGACAAGGCCGTCGCCTTCGGTGACGCGGACTTCGTGATCGAGGCCGTGTTCGAGGAGATGGGCGTCAAGCAGAGCGTGCTGGCCGAGCTGGAGGCCGTGGTCTCCCCGACCACCATCCTGGCGACCAACACCTCCTCCCTCTCGGTCTCCGAGATGGCCTCGAAGCTGGAGCACCCCGAGCGGGTCGTCGGCTTCCACTTCTTCAACCCGGTCGCGATCCTCCCGCTGCTGGAGATCGTCCGCGCGGAGAAGACCGACGACGGCTCGCTGGCCACCGCCTTCGCGGTCGCCAAGAAGCTGAAGAAGACCGCGGTGCTGACCAAGGACGCCCCGGCGTTCGTCGTCAACCGCATCCTCACCCGCTTCATGGGCGAGATCCAGAACATCATCGACGAGGGCACCTCGTTCGAGACGGTCGAGAAGGCCGTCGAGCCGCTCGGCCTGCCGATGTCCCCGATCGCGCTGCTCGAGCTGGTCGGCCCGGCCATCGCCCTGCACGTCTCCGAGACGCTGCACGGCGCCTTCCCGGAGCGGTTCACCGTCTCCGAGAACCTGGCCCGCGTCGTGGAGGCCCGCAAGCGCGGCTTCTACATCTGGGAGGACGGCAAGCAGGTCCTCGACCCCGAGGTGCTGGCCATCCTCACCTTCGGCGACAAGGCCCTCTCCGAGGAGCAGGTCCGGGCCCGTGCCCTGGACGCCGTCGCCCAGGAGATCGGCCTGATGCTCGACGAGGGCGTCGTCGGCGAGGCGCAGGACATCGACCTGTGCATGATCACCGGCGCCGGCTGGCCCTTCCACCTCGGCGGCATCACCCCGTACCTCGACCGCGAGGGCGTCTCCGAGCGCGTCAACGGCAAGCGCTTCCTCCCCCCGGGCGTGGCCTCCATCCCGGCCTGA
- a CDS encoding amino acid ABC transporter permease has product MTAPTREPATRAAEPTAERSTLVLPLRRPGRWASAVLLLVPAVMLVHTLFTNQRFRWAVVGSYLFDGSILRGLELTLWLTAAVMVVGYLLGIVIAALRLSGNPVVGGLCFGFVWLVRSVPLLVQLLFWYELASLFPKLSLGIPFGPEFAVFRTAHLFGGLTAAFVALTLDVAAFSSEIVRGGLLSVDRGQTEAAQALGLGRRWILRRIVLPQAMPAIVPASGNLLIGMLKATSIVSVIAVQDLLNSAQLIYNQNFEIVPLLLVATLWYVLLTTLLSVGQHFLERHFARSQTR; this is encoded by the coding sequence ATGACCGCCCCCACCCGCGAGCCCGCCACCCGTGCCGCCGAGCCGACCGCCGAACGCTCCACCCTCGTGCTGCCGCTGCGCCGCCCCGGCCGGTGGGCCTCGGCGGTGCTGCTCCTCGTGCCGGCCGTGATGCTGGTGCACACCCTGTTCACCAATCAGCGGTTCCGGTGGGCGGTGGTCGGCTCCTACCTCTTCGACGGCTCGATCCTGCGCGGCCTGGAGCTGACCCTCTGGCTGACGGCCGCGGTGATGGTGGTCGGCTACCTGCTCGGCATCGTGATCGCGGCCCTCCGGCTCTCGGGCAATCCGGTGGTCGGCGGGCTCTGCTTCGGGTTCGTCTGGCTGGTGCGGTCCGTGCCGCTGCTGGTGCAGCTGCTCTTCTGGTACGAACTCGCCTCGCTCTTCCCGAAGTTGTCGCTGGGCATCCCGTTCGGCCCGGAGTTCGCGGTGTTCCGCACGGCCCACCTGTTCGGCGGGCTCACGGCCGCCTTCGTCGCGCTCACCCTGGACGTGGCGGCCTTCTCCTCCGAGATCGTCCGGGGCGGCCTGCTCTCGGTGGACCGCGGCCAGACCGAGGCCGCCCAGGCGCTCGGCCTCGGCCGGCGCTGGATCCTGCGCCGGATCGTGCTGCCGCAGGCCATGCCCGCAATCGTCCCGGCCTCCGGCAACCTGCTGATCGGGATGCTCAAGGCCACCTCGATCGTCAGCGTCATCGCGGTGCAGGACCTGCTCAACTCCGCCCAGCTGATCTACAACCAGAACTTCGAGATCGTCCCGCTGCTCCTGGTGGCGACCCTCTGGTACGTCCTGCTGACCACCCTGCTCTCCGTCGGCCAGCACTTCCTCGAACGCCACTTCGCCCGCAGCCAGACCCGTTGA
- a CDS encoding response regulator transcription factor has product MSVLLEHPANVAAYRPTKPTAMVVIADPRVRNTVTRHLWALGVRDVIEVSSIAEARPRVTTPRDICIADVHLPDGSGLTILAETRAAGWPNGLALSAADDIGAVRSALAGGVKGYVVTGTRTNVAMPGRPGLPIGAGGLAGRMRRPGLPGAVGAPGAPGAPGAPGAQPQAYRELSGREVEVLRLVAEGQSNKAIGVAMGLSALTVKSHLARIARKLGTGDRAGMVAVALRTGIIH; this is encoded by the coding sequence GTGTCGGTCCTTCTGGAACACCCCGCCAACGTCGCCGCGTACCGTCCGACGAAGCCCACCGCCATGGTGGTCATCGCCGACCCGCGCGTCCGAAACACCGTCACCCGGCACCTGTGGGCCCTCGGCGTCCGTGACGTCATCGAGGTCTCCTCGATCGCCGAGGCCCGCCCCCGGGTCACCACCCCCCGGGACATCTGCATCGCCGACGTGCACCTGCCCGACGGCTCCGGCCTGACCATCCTGGCCGAGACCCGCGCGGCGGGCTGGCCCAACGGCCTGGCGCTCTCCGCCGCCGACGACATCGGCGCCGTGCGCAGCGCGCTGGCCGGCGGGGTCAAGGGCTACGTGGTCACCGGCACCCGCACCAACGTGGCGATGCCCGGCCGCCCCGGCCTGCCGATCGGCGCGGGCGGTCTGGCCGGCCGGATGCGGCGTCCCGGCCTGCCGGGTGCGGTCGGCGCCCCGGGCGCGCCCGGGGCCCCCGGAGCGCCGGGCGCCCAGCCGCAGGCGTACCGGGAGCTGTCGGGCCGTGAGGTCGAGGTGCTCCGGCTGGTCGCCGAGGGCCAGTCGAACAAGGCGATCGGCGTGGCCATGGGCCTCTCCGCGCTCACCGTGAAGAGCCACCTGGCCCGGATCGCCCGCAAGTTGGGCACCGGCGACCGGGCCGGCATGGTCGCCGTGGCGCTGCGCACCGGCATCATCCACTGA
- a CDS encoding transporter substrate-binding domain-containing protein, with product MPAIRSRLRRALSAGTAAATLTLGLAACGSSATPAASGTSGAGTGAIAIAAKSNGAGTPAELKVDPVAEIRAELPAEVAKRGKLVIGVGALPAGSPPLNFIGDDQRTLTGAEPDFGRLIAAVLGLEPVVQNSTWENLFVGIDSGKTDVGFSNITDTEERKKKYDFASYRQDNLAFEVAGTSGWTFTGDYRVLAGKTVAVGSGTNQEKILLEWQAKLKAAGQQLTVKYFPDNNAVHLALVGGKIDAYFGPNPAVAYQVAKDAGSPTPTRNAGTYSGAGESLQGLIAATTKKDSGLAKPVADAVNHLIKNGQYAQWLTAWHLANEAVPTSLVNPPGLPSTNS from the coding sequence ATGCCCGCCATTCGCAGCAGACTCCGCCGCGCCCTGTCCGCAGGCACCGCCGCCGCCACGCTGACCCTGGGCCTGGCCGCCTGCGGCAGCAGCGCCACCCCGGCCGCCTCCGGCACGTCCGGTGCCGGCACCGGCGCGATCGCCATCGCCGCCAAGTCCAACGGCGCCGGCACCCCGGCCGAGCTCAAGGTCGACCCGGTGGCCGAGATCCGGGCCGAGCTGCCGGCCGAGGTGGCCAAGCGCGGCAAGCTCGTGATCGGCGTCGGTGCGCTGCCGGCCGGCTCCCCGCCGCTGAACTTCATCGGCGACGACCAGCGCACCCTCACCGGCGCCGAGCCCGACTTCGGCCGGCTGATCGCGGCCGTGCTCGGCCTGGAGCCGGTGGTGCAGAACTCCACCTGGGAGAACCTCTTCGTCGGGATCGACAGCGGCAAGACCGACGTCGGCTTCTCCAACATCACCGACACCGAGGAGCGGAAGAAGAAGTACGACTTCGCCTCCTACCGCCAGGACAACCTCGCCTTCGAGGTGGCCGGCACCAGCGGTTGGACCTTCACCGGCGACTACCGCGTGCTGGCCGGGAAGACGGTGGCCGTCGGCTCGGGCACCAACCAGGAGAAGATCCTGCTGGAGTGGCAGGCCAAGCTGAAGGCGGCCGGCCAGCAGCTCACCGTCAAGTACTTCCCCGACAACAACGCCGTCCACCTGGCCCTGGTCGGGGGCAAGATCGACGCCTACTTCGGCCCGAACCCCGCCGTCGCCTACCAGGTCGCCAAGGATGCGGGCTCGCCCACGCCCACCCGCAACGCCGGCACCTACTCCGGTGCGGGGGAGTCCCTGCAGGGCCTGATCGCCGCCACCACCAAGAAAGACAGCGGTCTGGCCAAGCCGGTCGCCGACGCGGTCAACCACCTGATCAAGAACGGTCAGTACGCGCAGTGGCTCACGGCCTGGCACCTCGCCAACGAGGCCGTCCCCACCTCGCTGGTCAACCCGCCCGGCCTGCCGTCCACCAACTCCTGA
- a CDS encoding GNAT family N-acetyltransferase, translating to MMIREATEDDWAAIWPFFQRIVAAGDTFTYPVDLGEEEGRGWWLLAAPNRTVVAVDEAGVVVGTAKMNTNQAGNGSHVASASYMVDPAYAGRGVGRALCEYSLAWAKAAGYRAMQFNAVVETNAYAVKLYRSLGFEVVGTVPGAFAHPEHGYVGLHVMHRAL from the coding sequence ATGATGATCAGGGAAGCCACCGAGGACGACTGGGCCGCGATCTGGCCGTTCTTCCAGCGGATCGTCGCCGCCGGCGACACCTTCACCTACCCCGTGGACCTCGGCGAGGAGGAGGGGCGGGGGTGGTGGCTGCTGGCCGCGCCGAACCGGACGGTGGTGGCCGTGGACGAGGCCGGGGTGGTGGTCGGGACGGCGAAGATGAACACCAACCAGGCGGGGAACGGGTCGCACGTGGCCAGTGCCAGCTACATGGTCGACCCGGCGTACGCGGGGCGGGGTGTGGGGCGGGCGCTCTGCGAGTACAGCCTGGCGTGGGCGAAGGCGGCCGGCTACCGGGCGATGCAGTTCAACGCCGTGGTGGAGACCAACGCGTACGCGGTGAAGCTGTACCGCTCGCTCGGGTTCGAGGTGGTGGGCACCGTGCCCGGCGCCTTCGCCCACCCGGAGCACGGGTACGTCGGGCTGCACGTGATGCACCGGGCGCTCTGA
- a CDS encoding amino acid ABC transporter ATP-binding protein yields MSAPAAVELHDVHKSYGSRAVLAGIDLTVRAGEVVAVIGPSGSGKSTLLRVVNHLERPERGHVSLHGELIGVRRHRGRLRELADRQILVQRRKIGFVFQGFNLFPHLTVLDNVAAAPVATGLLAKPEAREAARALLARVGLADRAEAYPRQLSGGQQQRVAIARALALRPEVILFDEPTSALDPELVGEVLSVIRDLAASGTTLVIVTHEIGFAREVADRVVFLDGGRVLEQGPPAQVLDHPQHPRTREFLAKVL; encoded by the coding sequence ATGAGCGCCCCCGCAGCAGTGGAACTGCACGACGTGCACAAGTCCTACGGCTCGCGCGCCGTGCTGGCCGGCATCGACCTGACCGTCCGCGCGGGGGAGGTGGTCGCGGTGATCGGCCCCTCCGGCTCGGGGAAGTCCACCCTGCTGCGGGTGGTCAACCACCTGGAGCGGCCCGAGCGCGGGCACGTCAGCCTGCACGGCGAGCTGATCGGCGTCCGCCGCCACCGGGGCCGGCTCCGTGAGCTGGCGGACCGTCAGATCCTGGTCCAGCGAAGGAAGATCGGTTTCGTCTTCCAGGGGTTCAACCTCTTCCCGCACCTGACCGTGCTGGACAACGTGGCCGCCGCCCCGGTGGCCACCGGCCTGCTGGCCAAGCCGGAGGCCCGGGAGGCCGCCCGGGCCCTGCTGGCCCGGGTCGGGCTGGCCGACCGGGCCGAGGCCTACCCGCGTCAGCTCTCCGGCGGCCAGCAGCAGCGGGTGGCGATCGCCCGGGCGCTCGCGCTGCGGCCCGAGGTGATCCTCTTCGACGAGCCCACCTCGGCGCTCGACCCGGAGCTGGTCGGCGAAGTCCTCTCGGTGATCCGGGACTTGGCGGCCAGCGGCACCACCCTGGTGATCGTCACCCACGAGATCGGCTTCGCCCGCGAGGTGGCCGACCGGGTGGTCTTCCTGGACGGCGGCCGAGTCCTCGAACAGGGCCCGCCCGCGCAGGTCCTCGACCACCCTCAGCACCCGCGCACCCGCGAGTTCCTCGCCAAGGTGCTCTGA
- a CDS encoding acetyl-CoA C-acyltransferase, with product MPRTARDVVFVDGVRTPFGKAGPKGIYHETRADDLVVKCIRELVRRNPNLPVERIDEVAIAATTQIGDQGLTIGRTAALLAGLPKSVPGYAIDRMCAGALTAVTTTAGGIAFGAYDIVVAGGVEHMGRHPMGEGVDPNPRFVSEKLVDESALFMGMTAENLHDRFPHITKERCDAYAVRSQEKAAKAYANGDIQPDLVPISIRNTNPEAGETGWGLATSDEPMRPGTTMESLAGLKTPFRPHGNITAGNSAGLNDGATASLLAAEDVAEELGLPVKMRLVSYAFVGVEPEVMGIGPVPATEKALAKAGLTIDDIQAFEINEAFAVQVLAMLDHFGIADDDERVNPYGGAIAFGHPLASSGVRLMNQLARRFEQRPDVRYGLTAMCIGFGMGATVIWENPHFEGTK from the coding sequence GTGCCTCGTACCGCGAGGGACGTCGTCTTCGTCGATGGCGTCCGCACCCCGTTCGGCAAGGCCGGCCCGAAGGGCATCTACCACGAGACCCGCGCCGACGACCTCGTCGTCAAGTGCATCCGGGAGCTCGTCCGCCGCAACCCGAACCTGCCCGTCGAGCGCATCGACGAGGTCGCCATCGCCGCGACCACGCAGATCGGTGACCAGGGTCTGACCATCGGCCGCACCGCCGCCCTGCTGGCCGGTCTGCCGAAGTCCGTGCCGGGCTACGCGATCGACCGCATGTGCGCCGGCGCCCTGACCGCCGTCACCACCACCGCGGGCGGCATCGCCTTCGGCGCGTACGACATCGTCGTCGCCGGTGGCGTCGAGCACATGGGCCGTCACCCCATGGGCGAGGGCGTGGACCCGAACCCGCGCTTCGTCTCGGAGAAGCTGGTCGACGAGTCCGCCCTGTTCATGGGCATGACCGCGGAGAACCTGCACGACCGCTTCCCGCACATCACCAAGGAGCGCTGCGACGCGTACGCGGTGCGCTCGCAGGAGAAGGCCGCCAAGGCGTACGCCAACGGCGACATCCAGCCCGACCTGGTGCCGATCTCGATCCGGAACACCAACCCCGAGGCCGGCGAGACCGGCTGGGGCCTGGCGACCAGTGACGAGCCGATGCGCCCGGGCACCACGATGGAGAGCCTGGCCGGTCTGAAGACCCCCTTCCGCCCGCACGGCAACATCACCGCCGGCAACTCGGCCGGTCTGAACGACGGCGCGACCGCCTCGCTGCTGGCCGCCGAGGACGTGGCCGAGGAGCTCGGCCTGCCGGTCAAGATGCGCCTGGTCTCCTACGCCTTCGTCGGCGTCGAGCCCGAGGTCATGGGCATCGGCCCGGTGCCGGCGACCGAGAAGGCGCTGGCCAAGGCCGGTCTGACCATCGACGACATCCAGGCCTTCGAGATCAACGAGGCCTTCGCCGTCCAGGTGCTGGCCATGCTCGACCACTTCGGCATCGCCGACGACGACGAGCGCGTCAACCCGTACGGTGGCGCGATCGCCTTCGGTCACCCGCTGGCCTCCTCGGGCGTGCGCCTGATGAACCAGCTCGCGCGTCGCTTCGAGCAGCGCCCCGACGTCCGTTACGGTCTGACCGCCATGTGCATCGGTTTCGGCATGGGCGCGACCGTCATCTGGGAGAACCCGCACTTCGAGGGGACCAAGTGA
- a CDS encoding ABC transporter substrate-binding protein → MNRPPLARLAAASALLALLTACGSTTTPTAVRATAADATALPTQDVVSHLKADPALAAQLPEAVRSRGTLLLGTTQAVGSSSLPHGGQDPSGKEVGLDIDLREAVAKLLGVRWDVQYGTFPTVIPGVQNGKYDVGQDNFGVTKAREQVVDFATYLEDGQSFLGAKDLDLASVATLADLCGHTVATSPGTTFQQILTQGAALCAAAGKKPYTVQYFAETAPIFLGLANGKVDIYFGPTLSLKYDAAHLPGTKYLGQLSSTPVGFVTAKGSPVGKALAAAVNKLIADGDYDRIFAKWGVAGTGVKQSLLNPPAAL, encoded by the coding sequence ATGAACCGACCGCCCCTCGCCCGCCTGGCCGCCGCCTCCGCCCTGCTCGCCCTGCTCACCGCCTGCGGCTCCACCACCACGCCGACCGCCGTCCGGGCCACGGCGGCCGACGCCACCGCGCTGCCCACCCAGGACGTGGTCTCCCACCTCAAGGCCGACCCGGCCCTGGCGGCCCAGCTGCCCGAGGCCGTCCGCAGCCGGGGCACCCTGTTGCTGGGCACCACCCAGGCCGTGGGCAGCTCCAGCCTGCCGCACGGCGGCCAGGACCCGAGCGGCAAGGAGGTCGGCCTGGACATCGACCTGCGGGAGGCGGTGGCCAAGCTGCTCGGGGTCCGCTGGGACGTGCAGTACGGCACCTTCCCGACCGTCATCCCCGGGGTGCAGAACGGCAAGTACGACGTGGGGCAGGACAACTTCGGCGTCACCAAGGCCCGCGAGCAGGTGGTCGACTTCGCCACGTACCTGGAGGACGGCCAGTCCTTCCTCGGCGCCAAGGACCTCGACCTCGCCTCGGTCGCCACCCTCGCCGACCTGTGCGGCCACACCGTGGCCACCAGCCCCGGCACCACCTTCCAGCAGATCCTCACCCAGGGCGCGGCCCTGTGCGCGGCGGCCGGCAAGAAGCCGTACACCGTGCAGTACTTCGCCGAGACCGCGCCGATCTTCCTCGGGCTGGCCAACGGCAAGGTCGACATCTACTTCGGCCCGACCCTGAGCCTCAAGTACGACGCCGCCCACCTGCCCGGCACCAAGTACCTGGGCCAACTCAGCTCCACCCCGGTCGGGTTCGTCACGGCCAAGGGCTCCCCGGTGGGCAAGGCCCTGGCCGCCGCCGTCAACAAGCTGATCGCCGACGGCGACTACGACCGGATCTTCGCCAAGTGGGGCGTGGCCGGCACGGGCGTCAAGCAGTCGCTGCTCAACCCGCCGGCCGCGCTCTGA
- a CDS encoding GNAT family N-acetyltransferase — MSATIRSATRTTSPPHLLDNPVWAALAGPHAHLAERHGRAARYPAEVSPFAALADPADPQAWADLAELVGPGGLAALTGLLDPPPGWRLEDTIPGVQLVATALRTEPLPGATALRTEPLPGATGFGPEPALEAVRLGPADVPEMLDLIKRTQPGPFLPRTVELGGYLGLRVAGRLVAMAGQRLHPPGWTEISAVCTDPAHRGRGLATRLVRAVAHGIRERGDTPFLHTSAANTTAIRLYESIGFTLRRRPDFLLLRAPGTAPDRPGTAPDRPGTAAEQERAR; from the coding sequence GTGTCCGCCACCATCCGCAGTGCCACCCGCACCACCAGCCCACCGCACCTGCTCGACAACCCGGTCTGGGCCGCCCTGGCCGGCCCGCACGCCCACCTCGCCGAGCGCCACGGCCGGGCCGCCCGCTACCCGGCCGAGGTCAGCCCCTTCGCCGCCCTCGCCGATCCGGCCGACCCGCAGGCCTGGGCCGACCTGGCCGAGCTGGTCGGCCCCGGTGGCCTCGCCGCCCTGACCGGCCTGCTCGACCCGCCGCCGGGCTGGCGACTGGAGGACACCATCCCCGGCGTCCAACTGGTGGCCACCGCCCTCCGCACCGAGCCGCTGCCGGGGGCCACCGCCCTCCGTACCGAGCCGCTGCCGGGGGCCACCGGTTTCGGGCCCGAGCCGGCCCTGGAGGCCGTCCGGCTCGGGCCCGCCGACGTGCCCGAGATGCTCGACCTGATCAAACGCACCCAGCCCGGTCCCTTCCTGCCCCGCACCGTCGAGCTGGGCGGCTACCTGGGCCTGCGGGTGGCCGGCCGGCTGGTCGCGATGGCCGGCCAGCGGCTGCATCCGCCCGGCTGGACCGAGATCAGCGCGGTCTGCACCGACCCCGCCCACCGGGGCCGGGGCCTGGCCACCCGCCTGGTCCGCGCGGTCGCCCACGGCATCCGCGAGCGCGGCGACACGCCGTTCCTGCACACCTCGGCCGCCAACACCACGGCCATCCGCCTCTACGAGTCGATCGGCTTCACGCTCCGCCGCCGCCCGGACTTCCTGCTGCTCCGCGCCCCGGGCACCGCCCCCGACCGTCCGGGCACCGCCCCCGACCGTCCGGGCACCGCCGCCGAGCAGGAGCGGGCCCGATGA
- a CDS encoding ribonuclease D has translation MTDAVAAIPEETAPVPLLEPREGLPPVVADETALAETVAAFAAGTGPVAVDAERASGYRYGQRAYLIQLRRAGAGTALIDPIACPDLSALGAALADTEWVVHAATQDLPCLAEVGMRPRTLFDTELAGRIAGFPRVGLGPMTENVLGLSLAKEHSAVDWSTRPLPEPWLRYAALDVEVLVELRDALERELDAQGKLGWALEEFAAIAAAPGPSPRVDPWRRTSQLHKVRRRRQLAAVREIWQARDRIARERDVSPGRVLTDAAIVNAALAMPLNVPGLQAVQGFGPRVNRRQLEAWMAALQRAREIPENELPPATAPHEGPPPPRAWAEKDPVAAARLTAARAAVTDLAEAHHLPAENLITPDLVRRLCWEPPAEHSSETVAAALRTLGARQWQVDLVAPAIVAAWAAPAGEGSS, from the coding sequence GTGACCGACGCCGTAGCAGCCATCCCAGAAGAGACAGCCCCGGTCCCGCTCCTCGAGCCGCGGGAGGGGCTGCCGCCCGTCGTGGCCGACGAGACGGCGCTCGCCGAGACGGTCGCGGCCTTCGCCGCGGGCACCGGCCCGGTCGCCGTGGACGCCGAGCGGGCCTCCGGTTACCGCTACGGACAGCGGGCCTACCTGATCCAGCTCCGCCGCGCCGGAGCGGGCACCGCGCTGATCGACCCGATCGCCTGCCCGGACCTGAGCGCCCTCGGCGCCGCCCTCGCGGACACCGAGTGGGTGGTCCACGCGGCCACCCAGGACCTGCCCTGCCTGGCCGAGGTCGGGATGCGGCCGCGCACCCTGTTCGACACCGAGCTGGCCGGCCGGATCGCCGGCTTCCCCCGGGTGGGCCTCGGCCCGATGACCGAGAACGTGCTCGGCCTCTCGCTCGCCAAGGAGCACTCGGCGGTCGACTGGTCGACCCGCCCGCTGCCCGAGCCCTGGCTGCGGTACGCGGCCCTGGACGTCGAGGTGCTGGTCGAGCTGCGCGACGCACTCGAACGGGAGCTGGACGCCCAGGGCAAGCTCGGCTGGGCCCTGGAGGAGTTCGCGGCGATCGCCGCCGCCCCCGGCCCCTCCCCCCGGGTCGACCCCTGGCGCCGCACCTCCCAGCTGCACAAGGTCCGCCGCCGGCGCCAGCTCGCGGCCGTCCGCGAGATCTGGCAGGCCCGCGACCGGATCGCCCGCGAGCGGGACGTCTCGCCCGGGCGGGTGCTCACCGACGCGGCGATCGTCAACGCCGCGCTCGCCATGCCGCTCAACGTGCCCGGCCTGCAGGCCGTGCAGGGCTTCGGCCCCCGGGTGAACCGCCGTCAGCTGGAGGCCTGGATGGCCGCCCTGCAGCGCGCCCGGGAGATCCCCGAGAACGAACTCCCGCCCGCCACCGCCCCGCACGAGGGCCCGCCGCCCCCGCGCGCCTGGGCCGAGAAGGACCCGGTCGCCGCGGCCCGGCTGACCGCGGCCCGCGCCGCCGTGACCGACCTCGCCGAGGCCCACCACCTCCCGGCCGAGAACCTGATCACCCCCGACCTGGTCCGCCGCCTCTGCTGGGAGCCGCCGGCGGAGCACAGCAGCGAGACGGTCGCCGCCGCCCTCCGCACCCTCGGCGCCCGCCAGTGGCAGGTCGACCTGGTCGCCCCGGCGATCGTCGCCGCCTGGGCTGCTCCTGCTGGAGAGGGCAGCTCATAG